A DNA window from Sporosarcina sp. ANT_H38 contains the following coding sequences:
- the murD gene encoding UDP-N-acetylmuramoyl-L-alanine--D-glutamate ligase, protein MESSNQFKGMKVLVLGLAKSGYAASSLLHTAGAHVTVNDASPEDGNEEAAELRLKGIRVICGGHPADILDGGYDIVVKNPGIPYSNSVIAEAIHKGIPVWTEIELASRISEAPIVGITGSNGKTTTTTLLYHMLNIGDKHPLIAGNIGTVSCAVAEKATKENIIVLEASSFQLMGTDTFRPKIAIWTNLYDAHLDYHGTSEAYAEAKYGISKNQTAEDYFIYNDDQPVLRKYVIRSSATKVPFSLTGMKENGISADDEQIYWNGSPYVMRSVIKLPGQHNLENILAATAAAILLGCDKKAIENVLSSFTGVRHRMQFVKELNGRKFYNDSKATNTLATKSALAAFEVPTILIAGGLNRGQSFEELRPYMSNVKAVVAVGETAREFSEFAASCGVEMIMTAADVRDAVRKAYPITVAGDIILLSPSCASWDQYPSFEARGDQFIEAVMEL, encoded by the coding sequence GTGGAAAGTAGCAATCAATTTAAAGGAATGAAGGTACTTGTCCTAGGTCTTGCAAAAAGTGGCTATGCAGCATCATCGCTTTTGCATACAGCTGGGGCTCATGTAACGGTCAATGATGCATCACCAGAAGACGGTAATGAAGAAGCTGCAGAGCTTCGTTTGAAAGGTATTCGTGTGATATGCGGGGGTCATCCTGCAGATATCCTCGACGGGGGATATGACATCGTTGTGAAAAATCCTGGAATCCCTTACAGTAATTCAGTTATAGCGGAAGCGATTCACAAAGGAATTCCGGTATGGACAGAGATTGAACTTGCCTCCAGGATAAGTGAAGCGCCAATTGTTGGGATTACAGGGTCGAATGGTAAAACGACAACAACCACTTTGTTGTACCACATGCTTAATATTGGTGATAAGCACCCACTTATTGCGGGGAACATTGGAACGGTCTCTTGTGCAGTTGCTGAAAAAGCAACGAAAGAAAACATCATCGTCTTAGAGGCATCGTCCTTTCAACTTATGGGGACAGATACATTCCGACCTAAAATAGCGATTTGGACAAATTTGTATGATGCACATCTTGATTATCACGGGACTTCTGAAGCGTATGCGGAAGCAAAATACGGTATTTCAAAAAACCAAACTGCTGAAGATTACTTTATATACAACGATGATCAGCCGGTACTGAGGAAGTATGTGATTCGCTCATCAGCTACGAAGGTTCCTTTTTCTTTGACTGGAATGAAAGAAAACGGTATATCGGCAGATGACGAGCAAATATACTGGAATGGGTCACCTTATGTAATGCGATCCGTCATCAAGTTACCAGGACAGCACAATCTTGAAAATATTCTTGCTGCGACTGCGGCTGCAATCCTTTTGGGCTGTGACAAAAAAGCAATTGAAAATGTTTTAAGTTCCTTTACTGGTGTTCGGCACCGGATGCAATTCGTTAAGGAATTAAATGGCAGAAAGTTTTACAATGATTCAAAAGCAACGAATACGCTAGCTACGAAAAGTGCTTTGGCTGCGTTCGAAGTGCCGACAATTCTTATTGCTGGCGGGTTGAATCGAGGACAGTCATTTGAAGAGTTACGGCCTTACATGAGCAATGTAAAAGCGGTCGTCGCTGTTGGGGAAACTGCTAGGGAGTTTTCGGAATTTGCAGCGTCATGCGGAGTCGAAATGATCATGACTGCCGCCGATGTAAGGGATGCCGTGCGAAAAGCCTATCCGATTACTGTAGCGGGAGATATTATCTTGCTTTCCCCTTCTTGTGCAAGTTGGGATCAGTACCCTAGTTTTGAAGCACGGGGCGATCAGTTTATCGAAGCGGTTATGGAACTGTAA
- a CDS encoding DUF3397 domain-containing protein, with amino-acid sequence MNEVITAFLAAIILFPFLVTIVFMVVIREMGKAPASNLGLAADVTTPLLFLAVYVVSRTVFGQGIWVYIVGIAIIIAIIFALIERRKMKEFQIVRLLRRTWRFYFLVLFVAYVILLITGMVLKIVEYVG; translated from the coding sequence ATGAACGAAGTGATCACTGCATTTTTAGCGGCAATTATTTTGTTTCCTTTCCTTGTCACGATTGTATTCATGGTTGTCATACGGGAAATGGGGAAAGCTCCGGCGTCAAACCTAGGGCTTGCAGCAGATGTCACGACGCCGTTGCTGTTTCTAGCCGTCTATGTCGTATCAAGGACGGTATTTGGGCAAGGGATATGGGTTTACATAGTGGGAATTGCCATCATCATTGCCATCATCTTCGCCCTCATTGAGCGCAGAAAGATGAAGGAATTCCAGATTGTTCGGCTCTTACGGAGAACTTGGCGATTTTATTTTCTTGTTTTATTTGTAGCTTATGTCATTCTTCTAATCACCGGAATGGTTTTGAAAATCGTTGAATATGTAGGATGA
- the mraZ gene encoding division/cell wall cluster transcriptional repressor MraZ yields the protein MFMGEYQHTIDIKGRLIVPSKFREHLGEGFVLTRGLDNCLFGYPIDEWKRLEEKLKALPVTKKDARAFARFFFSGATEVELDKQGRINIPSSLLQYAKVEKDCVVIGVSGRIEIWSKALWDAYYDESEQSFNEIAENIIDFDF from the coding sequence ATGTTCATGGGCGAATATCAGCATACTATCGATATAAAAGGTCGCCTGATTGTTCCTTCGAAATTTCGGGAACATTTAGGTGAAGGCTTTGTATTGACTCGTGGCCTGGACAACTGTCTCTTCGGTTACCCGATAGATGAATGGAAACGTCTTGAAGAAAAGCTTAAAGCTTTACCTGTGACGAAAAAAGATGCTCGTGCTTTTGCGAGGTTCTTCTTCTCTGGTGCAACGGAAGTTGAACTGGACAAGCAAGGGCGCATCAATATTCCATCATCATTGCTCCAATATGCAAAGGTTGAAAAAGATTGTGTCGTAATTGGTGTTTCTGGCCGTATTGAGATCTGGTCAAAAGCATTGTGGGATGCCTATTATGATGAATCTGAACAATCGTTCAATGAAATTGCAGAAAATATTATCGACTTTGATTTTTAA
- a CDS encoding penicillin-binding protein, with protein sequence MKKKFRFQWGAFLMFLVYGGLFFLLFGRILYIQVTGEAEGKVMATLAESKYSRESVLKAERGTIVDRNGELIASDTLSYRLIAVMSKDASKGSKKPLHITDIEKTAEVLAEYIPLEKDEIVSRLTTAKEGDKYQVEFGKAGRDISHETVLAIKKQKLPGVLFIEDQKRYYPNGVFASYLIGFAMKEEDDEGNISTVGKMGLEKTYNKELNGTDGKVDFESDGFGFMLPKAEEAIVPAKDGYEIQLTLDKTIQNFMEDAMNRVESEYSPKKILAVVVNPKTGKILAMSQRPAFHPSTREGLTENWLNQAVETTIEPGSTTKMFTVAAAIEEKKWVPTDFYNSGQYTLYDRTIRDHNITGWGYISFLEGFQRSSNVSMAYLLERMGDKTYIEYLRKFGFGEKTGIDLPNEAPGRILDTYPIERLTTAFGQGSTVTLMQMVQAATAIANDGVMMKPYVIDKITDPNTDKVIRDQKPEENGSPISAKTAKEVRELLASTVTSEHGTGKKFALNGYTVGGKTGTAEIPDPSGSGYLSGHGNYLYSFLGMAPAEDPQLLTYVLVQQPKLKAGEIGSDPVSKLFTSIMDNSLRYLNIVPNGEDIVEATVLQDYNGKNSTEAMEKLLADGFVPEIIGEGGQVDVQYPEPGTKLAEGSVILLQTKGPITLPDFTGWSKKMVISYKMLSGLDIRINGDGYVTEQSLSKGAVIGQDEPVVIHLKSPSEIYKPVEEDTKEESIVGG encoded by the coding sequence ATGAAAAAAAAGTTTCGATTCCAATGGGGAGCCTTTCTGATGTTTTTGGTATACGGAGGGCTCTTTTTCCTTTTGTTTGGAAGGATTTTATACATCCAAGTAACGGGGGAAGCGGAAGGTAAAGTTATGGCTACGCTTGCAGAGTCGAAATACTCGAGAGAATCGGTGTTGAAAGCAGAGCGGGGAACGATTGTTGACCGGAACGGAGAGCTAATCGCCTCCGATACGTTGAGTTACCGCCTTATTGCCGTAATGAGTAAAGATGCAAGTAAGGGTTCGAAAAAACCATTGCATATTACTGATATTGAAAAAACGGCTGAAGTACTGGCTGAATATATTCCACTTGAAAAAGATGAAATTGTATCTCGCTTAACAACTGCAAAAGAGGGAGATAAGTATCAAGTAGAATTCGGGAAGGCTGGCCGAGATATTAGTCACGAAACCGTTTTGGCGATTAAAAAGCAGAAGCTTCCTGGGGTACTTTTCATTGAAGACCAAAAAAGATATTATCCAAATGGCGTTTTTGCATCTTATTTAATCGGCTTTGCGATGAAGGAAGAAGATGACGAAGGAAATATATCTACTGTTGGGAAAATGGGTTTGGAGAAAACGTATAATAAAGAGTTGAACGGTACTGATGGCAAAGTAGATTTTGAGTCGGATGGCTTCGGTTTCATGTTACCGAAAGCAGAAGAAGCAATTGTCCCTGCCAAAGACGGCTATGAAATTCAGTTGACTCTCGATAAGACAATTCAAAATTTCATGGAAGATGCGATGAATCGTGTGGAAAGTGAATATTCACCGAAAAAAATATTGGCTGTTGTAGTAAATCCGAAAACAGGCAAAATATTGGCGATGAGTCAGCGCCCTGCCTTTCATCCGTCTACGCGTGAAGGGCTTACAGAGAACTGGTTAAATCAGGCTGTGGAAACAACAATCGAACCGGGGTCTACAACTAAAATGTTTACAGTAGCCGCAGCGATTGAAGAGAAAAAATGGGTTCCAACAGATTTCTATAATTCGGGACAATATACACTTTATGATCGAACAATACGCGACCATAATATTACAGGCTGGGGTTATATTTCATTCCTTGAAGGTTTCCAACGGTCTTCTAACGTATCGATGGCTTATTTACTGGAACGCATGGGTGATAAAACATATATAGAGTATTTACGGAAGTTCGGATTCGGAGAAAAGACCGGAATTGATTTGCCAAATGAAGCGCCAGGTAGAATTCTAGACACTTATCCTATCGAAAGATTGACAACTGCATTCGGGCAAGGTTCAACTGTTACGTTAATGCAAATGGTACAAGCTGCAACTGCAATCGCAAATGATGGTGTTATGATGAAACCATATGTGATTGATAAAATTACTGATCCGAATACAGATAAAGTTATACGGGATCAAAAACCGGAGGAGAATGGAAGTCCGATTTCCGCTAAGACTGCAAAGGAAGTAAGGGAATTACTTGCTTCGACAGTTACGTCTGAACATGGTACCGGTAAAAAGTTTGCACTTAATGGCTATACAGTAGGGGGGAAAACCGGTACTGCAGAAATTCCGGATCCATCGGGGAGTGGCTATTTATCTGGACACGGGAATTATTTGTATTCATTTCTTGGTATGGCACCTGCAGAAGATCCCCAGTTACTGACGTATGTACTTGTACAGCAACCGAAACTGAAAGCTGGAGAAATCGGTTCTGATCCGGTTTCGAAACTGTTCACCTCAATAATGGATAATAGTTTGAGATATTTGAATATCGTACCTAATGGGGAAGACATAGTTGAGGCGACTGTCCTACAAGATTATAACGGTAAAAATTCGACTGAAGCAATGGAGAAATTGCTAGCAGACGGTTTTGTTCCTGAAATCATAGGTGAGGGGGGCCAAGTTGATGTTCAATACCCTGAACCTGGTACAAAACTCGCAGAAGGATCGGTCATACTTTTACAGACGAAAGGACCAATCACTTTGCCAGATTTTACCGGGTGGTCGAAAAAAATGGTGATTTCATATAAAATGTTATCTGGGCTAGATATTCGCATTAACGGGGATGGTTATGTAACTGAGCAAAGCCTATCAAAAGGGGCTGTAATTGGGCAAGATGAGCCGGTTGTCATTCATTTGAAGTCGCCGTCTGAAATCTATAAACCCGTTGAAGAGGACACCAAAGAAGAGAGTATTGTAGGCGGCTAA
- the bshC gene encoding bacillithiol biosynthesis cysteine-adding enzyme BshC translates to MKLEIVALQENNKVMQSYNNDKDFLHTFFDYKNEESSYPERLEELAGRTFGRTQLAETIRSFMEPFGISANASKHIDELSGNAVVVIGGQQAGILTGPLYSVHKAITVILLAKEQRDKLGVPVVPVFWVAGEDHDLNEINHVYTRLEGRATKHQYRENFVLKLMASDAEYDKELMASLVKDIFGKFGETAYTKDLLDEVLGAVDKEETFTRFFVRLMNGLFKEEGLLFIDSATKQLRELEKSSFAHLIEESEQLAKKISKKEELFVEKGFGSPLVAEIDAANLFYVHDTGRVLLSRKDDYFVNESLGLRFSKTDMLKIAQEEPWLLSNNVATRPLMQDMVFPVLAFVGGPGEIAYWAVLKEAFHHLGMKMPIIVPRMSMTLVTPQVKHTLSEKNFTVEDVMSGAVVNAREHFVKGLHDECFDAVLNETENMLDIQYKKIAEFTEQQGQMMQELLKKNLLFHTKQLDYLKGKAEEAELLKHDTVLRAFGLLEGELFPEGVLQERLYTPYTYLNSYGPTLIQELLRLPLVMDGTHKVIYL, encoded by the coding sequence ATGAAATTGGAAATTGTGGCATTACAAGAAAACAATAAAGTGATGCAATCGTATAATAATGATAAAGATTTTTTACATACGTTTTTTGATTATAAAAACGAAGAAAGTTCCTATCCCGAGAGGTTAGAGGAGCTTGCAGGACGAACATTTGGAAGAACTCAGCTTGCAGAAACAATCCGTTCATTTATGGAGCCTTTTGGAATATCCGCGAATGCTAGCAAACATATTGACGAACTTTCGGGAAATGCAGTTGTCGTAATTGGTGGCCAACAAGCAGGTATTTTGACGGGCCCTTTATACTCTGTTCACAAAGCGATTACGGTTATTTTACTTGCGAAAGAGCAAAGAGATAAATTAGGTGTACCTGTTGTGCCGGTATTTTGGGTTGCAGGTGAAGATCATGACTTGAATGAGATTAATCATGTTTATACGCGATTGGAAGGTCGCGCAACGAAACATCAATATCGAGAAAACTTCGTACTAAAGCTGATGGCGTCAGATGCGGAGTATGACAAAGAATTGATGGCATCATTAGTTAAAGATATTTTTGGCAAGTTTGGTGAAACGGCATATACAAAAGATCTGTTGGATGAGGTCCTTGGTGCTGTGGACAAGGAAGAAACGTTTACACGATTTTTTGTCAGGCTCATGAACGGTCTTTTCAAAGAGGAAGGCCTATTGTTCATTGATTCTGCAACCAAGCAATTACGGGAGCTCGAAAAATCCAGTTTTGCGCATCTAATTGAAGAATCTGAGCAGCTTGCTAAAAAAATTTCGAAAAAAGAAGAACTATTCGTAGAAAAAGGTTTTGGTTCTCCGCTTGTCGCTGAGATTGATGCTGCTAATCTTTTTTACGTACATGACACGGGGAGAGTTCTTCTTTCGAGAAAAGATGACTATTTTGTTAATGAAAGCTTGGGACTCCGATTTTCAAAAACGGATATGCTCAAAATTGCTCAAGAAGAACCTTGGCTTTTGAGTAATAATGTTGCGACAAGACCGCTTATGCAGGACATGGTCTTCCCCGTGCTTGCATTCGTTGGAGGTCCGGGAGAAATCGCTTATTGGGCAGTTTTGAAAGAGGCGTTTCATCATCTAGGTATGAAAATGCCTATTATTGTACCGCGTATGTCGATGACGTTAGTAACACCGCAAGTGAAGCATACACTTAGTGAAAAAAACTTCACGGTTGAAGACGTTATGTCAGGAGCAGTAGTAAATGCCCGTGAACATTTTGTCAAAGGTCTACATGATGAATGTTTCGACGCGGTGCTGAATGAAACGGAAAACATGTTAGACATTCAGTACAAAAAAATCGCTGAGTTTACAGAACAGCAAGGGCAAATGATGCAAGAACTACTCAAAAAAAATCTTCTTTTTCATACTAAGCAATTGGACTATCTTAAAGGGAAAGCAGAAGAGGCGGAATTGTTGAAGCATGACACGGTACTTCGTGCATTCGGTTTATTGGAAGGGGAATTGTTCCCTGAAGGCGTATTGCAAGAACGGCTTTATACACCATATACCTATTTAAACAGTTACGGACCAACGCTTATCCAGGAACTTCTGAGATTGCCGTTAGTGATGGATGGGACTCATAAAGTCATCTATCTATAA
- the ftsL gene encoding cell division protein FtsL — MALEQRKFQTSYIRELETPVVPRKQPQVRPSRKVFSVGEKFLFVLFATILVLFLTVILQGQAQINDTNREVQLLEKDISEITKQNMELSIQVKEKSTYDRIWKKAKELGLNPNENNVKVVSGR; from the coding sequence ATGGCATTAGAACAGAGAAAATTCCAGACGTCATATATACGTGAACTTGAAACGCCAGTAGTTCCAAGAAAACAGCCTCAAGTACGACCTTCTCGAAAAGTCTTTTCTGTCGGGGAGAAATTCCTTTTTGTGCTGTTTGCAACAATCCTTGTTCTATTTTTAACAGTGATTCTTCAGGGACAAGCCCAAATTAATGATACAAACAGGGAAGTACAATTGCTTGAAAAGGATATTTCTGAAATAACAAAACAAAATATGGAATTGTCCATCCAAGTCAAAGAAAAATCTACATATGATCGGATATGGAAAAAAGCGAAAGAACTTGGCTTGAATCCAAACGAGAACAACGTAAAGGTTGTGTCTGGACGATGA
- the rsmH gene encoding 16S rRNA (cytosine(1402)-N(4))-methyltransferase RsmH yields the protein MFNHTTVLLHEAIEGLNIKNDGIYVDCTLGGAGHSIEIAKKLSPEGRLICFDQDITAIEIAKERLKDYLPQVTFVHSNFRNLKSELEKIGISTVDGILYDLGVSSPQLDTPERGFSYNLDAPLDMRMDTDAPLTAYDVVNDWSYEDLVRIFFRYGEEKFSKRVARKVEEARQQSPIQTTAELAELIKLSIPAATRRTGGHPAKRVFQAIRIAVNDELGAAEDSLTDAITVLNPGGRISVITFHSLEDRLCKTIFKEASSLPDLPPNLPVIPEGMEPILKLVTRKPIIPSEKEIEENKRSRSAKLRIVEKK from the coding sequence ATTTTTAACCATACAACAGTTTTACTTCATGAAGCCATTGAAGGCTTAAATATAAAAAATGATGGCATATACGTTGATTGTACTTTAGGTGGAGCTGGTCATAGCATAGAAATAGCTAAGAAATTATCGCCAGAAGGTAGACTTATTTGTTTCGATCAAGATATAACGGCGATTGAAATTGCGAAAGAGCGATTGAAGGATTACCTTCCTCAAGTAACATTTGTACATTCGAATTTCAGGAACTTAAAATCCGAACTAGAAAAGATAGGTATTTCAACTGTTGATGGCATTCTTTATGACTTAGGGGTTTCATCGCCGCAGCTTGACACACCTGAAAGAGGATTCAGCTATAATTTGGACGCGCCACTTGATATGCGAATGGATACAGATGCTCCATTAACTGCGTATGATGTTGTCAATGACTGGTCGTATGAAGACTTGGTCCGCATCTTTTTCCGTTACGGTGAAGAAAAGTTCTCAAAAAGGGTAGCACGTAAAGTTGAAGAAGCAAGACAGCAATCCCCAATCCAGACGACTGCGGAGCTTGCTGAACTGATCAAGCTAAGCATACCAGCGGCAACGAGGCGGACTGGAGGGCATCCTGCAAAAAGAGTATTCCAAGCAATTCGAATTGCTGTGAATGATGAACTTGGCGCAGCTGAGGATTCTTTAACGGATGCAATTACAGTACTTAACCCTGGAGGACGTATTAGCGTCATCACATTCCATTCTTTAGAAGACAGATTGTGTAAAACCATATTCAAAGAAGCTTCTTCTTTACCAGATCTTCCTCCGAATTTACCTGTAATACCGGAAGGCATGGAACCAATACTGAAATTAGTAACAAGAAAACCAATAATACCGAGCGAAAAAGAGATAGAAGAGAATAAGCGTTCAAGATCCGCTAAGCTCAGAATTGTTGAAAAGAAATGA
- the mraY gene encoding phospho-N-acetylmuramoyl-pentapeptide-transferase, with translation MTIVTTLTAIAVAFIISTLLGFVIIPALRRLKFGQSIREEGPKTHQKKAGTPTMGGLIFIGSIIISTLALSYIYGILTTQTIVLLLVLVGFGVIGFLDDFIIVVLKRNLGLTSIQKLIGQIIVSVAAFFLLKLGPFETAVQIPFTEFKIELGVFYIAFLVFWLVGFSNAVNLSDGLDGLVAGTASIAFAAFGVHALIYGQHDIALFAFVVTGAMLGFLVFNVKPAKVFMGDTGSLALGGALAMTSVLIKQEFLLVVIGIVYVIETLSVIIQVISFKTTGKRVFKMSPIHHHFELSGWSEWKIVIVFWGVAFLAAILPVLLEVM, from the coding sequence ATGACGATTGTTACTACATTGACGGCCATTGCGGTCGCGTTTATTATTTCAACACTATTGGGATTTGTTATTATCCCAGCTCTCAGGAGATTAAAGTTTGGGCAGAGTATCCGGGAGGAAGGTCCCAAAACCCATCAAAAAAAGGCGGGTACGCCTACGATGGGCGGACTTATTTTCATTGGTTCAATCATCATTTCGACGCTCGCCCTTTCATACATATACGGCATACTGACGACACAGACGATTGTCTTATTGCTCGTTCTCGTAGGTTTTGGTGTCATCGGTTTTCTTGATGATTTTATCATCGTCGTTTTGAAAAGGAATCTGGGGCTCACATCCATTCAAAAGTTAATTGGGCAAATTATCGTTTCAGTTGCAGCATTCTTCCTCTTGAAGTTGGGGCCATTTGAAACTGCAGTACAAATTCCTTTCACGGAATTTAAAATCGAACTCGGTGTATTCTATATTGCATTCCTTGTTTTTTGGCTTGTTGGATTTTCTAACGCCGTTAATCTATCTGATGGATTGGATGGGCTTGTTGCGGGTACAGCGTCTATTGCTTTTGCTGCATTTGGTGTTCATGCCCTTATATACGGACAGCATGATATTGCGCTCTTTGCTTTCGTGGTTACAGGAGCAATGCTCGGGTTTTTGGTTTTCAATGTCAAGCCTGCCAAGGTATTCATGGGTGATACGGGATCTTTGGCATTAGGTGGGGCACTAGCAATGACTTCCGTATTAATTAAACAAGAATTTCTTCTTGTTGTCATCGGAATTGTTTATGTCATAGAGACGCTTTCAGTTATTATTCAGGTGATTAGTTTTAAAACAACTGGTAAACGGGTATTCAAGATGAGTCCGATACATCATCATTTTGAATTATCCGGATGGTCCGAATGGAAAATCGTAATTGTATTTTGGGGAGTCGCGTTTTTGGCGGCAATACTTCCTGTCTTGCTGGAGGTGATGTAA
- a CDS encoding penicillin-binding transpeptidase domain-containing protein — MVVAKLFHIQIIKHELLKERAEANWDREIPFGGVRGDIVDRNGDLIVGNKLAPTLYFMPSQNHELKSSAIALAPILGVNAADLETKLSEKAYMVKLAPEGKNITKEQADEIARLQIDGLYTGVDFERHYPNGDLLSRLIGFTGYDGNGLAGIEYAYDEILQGTGDKIRLYTDAKGIPLPHVDDGFKTGENGANVELTIDLNMQKVVERELSQAMEKFDAAQVLAIVMNPKTGELLSLASAPTFNPAEYQDVDPSIYNRNLPVWMTFEPGSTFKILTLAAGLEEKVIDLHKEHFYDPGYSMVGKARLRCWKREGHKDQTFLEVVENSCNPGFIEIGQRLGPKKLSKYIKDFGFGESTGSGIAGESKGILFSEKNFGPVEQATTAFGQGISVTPIQQVQAVAAAINGGYLYRPYIVKEITDDKGKVLQSYEPEMQRQVISEETSKQVREALESVVANGSGRNAFTDGLRVGGKTGTAQKVVDGAYKDGDYIVSFIGFAPADDPELLVYLAIDSPKNSVQFGGVIAAPIVGRIIEEIAPLAGITNREGQIEKEYRWGDPLSHRVPDLTGMKKAKITSQLYTYRIEWHGSGDQVKYQLPVADTLIEIDDVIHVYTE, encoded by the coding sequence ATGGTCGTTGCAAAGCTATTCCATATACAAATCATTAAACATGAATTACTGAAAGAGCGTGCGGAAGCGAACTGGGACCGTGAAATCCCATTCGGTGGAGTACGCGGGGATATAGTCGATCGGAATGGTGATCTGATTGTCGGTAACAAACTGGCACCCACCTTATACTTCATGCCATCCCAAAATCATGAATTGAAGAGTTCAGCAATTGCACTGGCACCCATTCTTGGAGTAAATGCAGCTGATTTGGAAACGAAATTGTCCGAAAAAGCATATATGGTTAAACTCGCGCCTGAGGGGAAAAACATTACAAAAGAGCAGGCAGATGAAATTGCCCGTCTGCAAATAGATGGATTGTATACAGGCGTAGATTTTGAAAGACATTATCCGAATGGTGACCTGCTATCCAGACTCATTGGCTTTACGGGCTATGACGGAAATGGATTGGCAGGTATCGAATACGCATATGATGAAATTCTGCAAGGAACGGGCGATAAAATCCGTTTGTACACAGACGCAAAAGGAATACCGCTTCCACATGTCGATGATGGTTTTAAGACGGGGGAAAATGGAGCAAATGTCGAGTTGACGATCGATTTAAACATGCAGAAGGTTGTTGAACGTGAATTGTCGCAAGCGATGGAAAAATTTGACGCTGCCCAAGTGCTTGCAATTGTCATGAACCCTAAAACGGGTGAATTACTGTCGCTCGCTTCAGCACCGACGTTTAATCCGGCTGAATATCAAGACGTAGATCCAAGTATTTACAACCGAAATTTACCTGTTTGGATGACTTTCGAGCCGGGCTCGACATTCAAAATCTTAACTCTTGCAGCAGGACTTGAAGAAAAAGTAATTGATCTTCATAAGGAACATTTTTACGATCCTGGATATTCAATGGTTGGAAAAGCAAGGCTGCGCTGTTGGAAAAGAGAAGGGCACAAGGATCAAACGTTCCTTGAAGTCGTCGAAAATTCATGCAATCCAGGATTCATTGAAATCGGGCAAAGGCTAGGTCCTAAAAAGTTAAGTAAATACATCAAGGACTTCGGTTTCGGTGAATCGACAGGTTCAGGAATTGCAGGTGAGTCAAAAGGGATTCTTTTTTCTGAAAAGAATTTTGGCCCCGTCGAGCAAGCGACAACTGCATTTGGTCAAGGGATTTCAGTGACACCGATTCAACAAGTTCAAGCAGTTGCCGCAGCGATAAACGGTGGTTATCTGTATCGTCCGTATATTGTAAAGGAAATTACGGATGATAAGGGAAAGGTACTTCAATCATACGAACCTGAAATGCAGCGGCAGGTCATCAGTGAGGAAACGTCAAAACAAGTGCGGGAAGCGCTTGAGTCAGTTGTCGCAAATGGCTCTGGTCGTAATGCATTTACAGATGGACTTCGTGTTGGTGGAAAGACCGGAACTGCACAGAAAGTTGTTGACGGTGCTTATAAAGACGGTGATTATATCGTTTCATTCATTGGGTTTGCACCGGCAGATGATCCCGAATTACTCGTCTATCTCGCGATTGATAGCCCTAAAAACTCTGTCCAGTTCGGGGGCGTAATAGCTGCTCCTATTGTTGGTCGAATTATTGAAGAAATTGCCCCACTTGCTGGTATTACGAACAGGGAAGGGCAAATTGAAAAAGAATACAGATGGGGAGACCCATTATCGCACAGGGTTCCCGACCTTACAGGAATGAAAAAAGCGAAAATCACTAGCCAATTATATACGTATCGTATTGAATGGCACGGTTCTGGGGATCAAGTGAAATATCAGTTACCAGTTGCTGACACATTAATCGAGATTGATGATGTTATTCACGTTTACACTGAATGA